A single Sulfurimonas aquatica DNA region contains:
- the napH gene encoding quinol dehydrogenase ferredoxin subunit NapH, whose product MRYLISRRITQVSIILLYMAANIWGVKILEGNLSSSLLLGTVPLSDPFAVLQMFVAGSIITMDIFIGALIITIFYALIGGRMFCSWVCPINIVTDAANLLRRKLGISAIQKRVYMSRNIRYWVLGLSLLLSFLMGLTAFELISPISILHRGLIFGMGFGLSVVLIIFFFDLLVHENGWCGYVCPLGGFYSLIGKYSLIRVAHNTQKCTECMECKVVCPEKEVLFMVGKSSETVEMGACTNCARCIEVCNDDALNFSIRSYINKNRS is encoded by the coding sequence ATGAGATATTTAATAAGTAGAAGAATCACGCAAGTATCAATAATACTTTTGTATATGGCGGCAAATATTTGGGGAGTTAAGATTCTAGAAGGGAACTTGAGCTCGTCTTTACTTTTAGGCACAGTTCCTTTAAGTGACCCATTTGCCGTTCTTCAGATGTTTGTTGCAGGTTCTATAATTACTATGGATATATTTATTGGGGCATTGATTATCACTATATTTTATGCTCTTATTGGTGGGCGTATGTTTTGCTCATGGGTCTGTCCTATAAATATAGTTACGGATGCTGCAAATTTACTCAGACGAAAGTTAGGTATTTCGGCTATTCAAAAACGTGTATATATGAGTAGAAATATAAGATATTGGGTACTTGGACTTAGTTTACTCTTATCATTTTTGATGGGACTAACGGCATTTGAGCTCATTAGTCCTATCTCTATACTCCACAGAGGTTTAATCTTTGGTATGGGATTTGGACTTAGTGTAGTACTTATTATCTTTTTCTTTGATCTGTTAGTTCATGAAAATGGATGGTGTGGTTATGTCTGTCCACTCGGTGGATTTTACTCACTCATAGGTAAGTATTCTTTAATCAGAGTGGCTCATAACACTCAGAAGTGTACAGAGTGTATGGAGTGCAAGGTCGTTTGTCCTGAAAAAGAGGTTCTGTTTATGGTTGGAAAGTCATCCGAGACAGTTGAAATGGGTGCATGTACAAACTGTGCACGATGTATAGAAGTGTGTAACGATGATGCACTAAACTTTTCTATACGAAGTTATATTAACAAAAATAGGAGTTAG
- a CDS encoding ferredoxin-type protein NapF yields the protein MNRRELFGSLTSGLPSSTTAESEIIIRPPYNNDEMLFTSECQNCDAKCVSVCEEEIIKIADDQTPYLSFESSGCTFCDECAIACEFGVLEVENKKNVDVGINISVSSCLSWENVMCFSCKDPCLENAIVFQGLFKPVIDDSKCTSCGFCISRCPASSIEIVALA from the coding sequence ATGAATAGAAGAGAACTTTTTGGTTCTCTGACTTCTGGTCTACCAAGTAGCACAACAGCAGAGTCAGAAATTATCATTAGGCCACCATACAACAATGATGAAATGCTATTTACATCAGAGTGTCAAAACTGTGATGCTAAATGTGTAAGTGTTTGTGAAGAAGAGATTATAAAAATAGCTGATGATCAAACGCCATATCTAAGTTTTGAATCAAGTGGTTGTACTTTTTGTGATGAGTGTGCTATAGCCTGTGAGTTTGGTGTTTTAGAAGTGGAAAATAAAAAAAATGTTGATGTAGGTATAAATATATCTGTATCATCATGTCTCTCATGGGAGAATGTAATGTGCTTTTCATGTAAGGACCCCTGTTTAGAAAATGCCATAGTGTTTCAGGGGCTTTTTAAACCTGTGATAGATGATTCAAAATGCACATCATGTGGATTCTGTATAAGTAGATGTCCAGCATCTTCAATAGAAATCGTGGCACTAGCATGA
- a CDS encoding EAL domain-containing protein — MINDLINEKNIEIYLQPIISIKDKKIFGYEALTRANDRYGESISPHYLFEQAKKENLSCELDDYVRELALAKFQSYYRDDKSVLLFLNFESNIIENEMSNDFVPMAYKYNISPSNIVIEVKEEKIKNTHALKSFVNHYKKNGFIIALDDFGAGYSSFDRLEYIQPDIVKIDRSLIYNIHNNFINSEILTAISNMCNKIGAMTLAEGVENGDEVLTCMRKHIDVFQGYWFARPTKDIDISMAEDICKSVEYIGDKYKNGVKEHIKKKQQLLENTKLLTKEVLSVLNEKKDYDLSKVHKVFAKNDKLEAVYIIDLYSGVQVGETVIHAEEKYLYTPSKDGHDHSLREYYYIAKESSRGDFLSAKYISKASGNMCRTYSSKVLSNGNNYIVCFDILN, encoded by the coding sequence ATGATAAATGACTTAATAAATGAAAAAAATATAGAGATATACTTACAACCAATAATATCCATAAAAGATAAAAAAATATTTGGTTATGAGGCGCTAACGCGAGCAAATGATAGATATGGAGAGAGTATCTCTCCTCATTATCTGTTTGAACAGGCTAAAAAAGAGAATCTCTCCTGCGAGTTGGATGATTATGTTAGAGAGTTGGCGTTAGCGAAATTTCAATCCTACTATCGAGATGATAAGAGCGTTCTTCTGTTTTTAAATTTCGAATCTAATATTATAGAAAATGAGATGAGTAACGATTTTGTGCCTATGGCATACAAGTACAATATTTCTCCCTCAAACATAGTCATAGAAGTAAAAGAGGAGAAGATAAAAAATACACATGCTCTTAAATCATTTGTAAATCATTATAAAAAAAATGGCTTCATTATAGCTTTGGATGATTTTGGTGCCGGCTACTCGAGTTTTGATAGGCTAGAGTATATTCAACCCGATATAGTTAAGATTGATCGCTCGCTCATATATAATATACACAATAATTTTATCAACTCTGAAATACTTACGGCCATCTCAAACATGTGTAATAAAATAGGCGCAATGACTTTGGCTGAAGGCGTGGAAAATGGCGATGAGGTTTTGACATGTATGAGAAAACATATTGACGTTTTTCAAGGGTACTGGTTTGCAAGACCAACTAAAGATATAGATATCTCCATGGCGGAGGATATATGTAAATCGGTAGAGTATATAGGCGATAAGTATAAAAATGGCGTAAAAGAGCATATAAAAAAGAAACAGCAACTCCTTGAAAATACAAAACTTCTCACAAAAGAAGTACTCAGCGTTTTAAATGAAAAGAAAGATTACGACCTCTCTAAAGTACACAAAGTATTTGCTAAAAATGATAAACTCGAAGCTGTATATATTATTGACTTATATAGTGGTGTGCAGGTTGGAGAGACTGTAATACATGCAGAGGAGAAGTATCTTTATACACCTTCAAAAGATGGACATGACCATAGTTTAAGGGAGTACTACTATATAGCTAAAGAGTCTAGTAGGGGTGATTTTTTAAGCGCAAAGTATATCTCAAAAGCAAGTGGAAATATGTGCAGAACTTACTCGTCAAAAGTGTTAAGTAATGGAAATAATTATATAGTATGTTTTGATATACTAAACTAA
- the napA gene encoding nitrate reductase catalytic subunit NapA, producing the protein MSLSRREFLKSSAAASAAAAIGMNVPAELEASALKAESNWRWDKAACRFCGTGCGIMMATSGEGVDRKIVAVKGDPAAPVNRGLNCIKGYFNAKIMYGADRLKQPLLRVDKDGKFNKHGKFAPVSWKRAFDEMEVHAKKALKHGGPESVAVFASGQYTVMEGYAAQKMMKGGFRSNAIDPNARHCMASAVVGFYQTFGIDEPSGCYDDIELTDTVVSWGSNMAEMHPILWSRVTDRKLSDPDRVKVVSIQTYTHRTSDLADIEIIFTPNTDTALWNYIAREIVYENPEAIEWEFIRKHIIFAAGPVNLGYGLRNSNDKSIKEGKYTDLEMQTISKEMSKVVSAEEGPALEPFGYKEGDTMVNNGGTLGHWEISFEEYKRSLEPYTLSYTAKLCKGDPDEPMKDFKKKLRALAKLYIEKGRKVVSFWTMGMNQHTRGTWDNTLAYNVHFLLNKQAKPGSGAFSLTGQPSACGTAREVGTFTHRLPADMMVNNSKHRAIVEEKWKVPAGTLNGVGTQDIMQIHRDIEDGLVKFAWVNVCNPYQDSASATHWIKAAREMDNFIVTSDGYPGISAKVSDLILPSAMIYEKWGAYGNAERRTQHWRQQVIPVGDAMSDTWQWMEFAKRFSVDDLWGAYAPSGPRKTMLADVRAEARDMGYSGDTTMFDILFNNKDARSYKLDQDDPIQRGYDNSEGYGDARNVVGSDGKVFKGYGFHVHKYLFEEYAAFGRGHGHDLAPFDVYHKVRGLKWPVVDGKETQWRFNAKYDPYAAAQTMKSGNPFAFYGTIAKALQSGTLEGKDNDSKKMPLTNKAKIFARPYMDAPEIPDKEYDTWLSTGRVLEHWHSGTMTMRVPELYRAVPEALCYIHPQYAKEKGLKQGELCWVESRRGKVKARVETRGRNRPARGLVFVPWFDENVFINKVCLDATCPMSKQTDFKKCAVKVYSA; encoded by the coding sequence ATGTCACTATCAAGAAGAGAGTTTCTTAAAAGTTCAGCTGCTGCATCTGCAGCTGCTGCGATTGGTATGAATGTTCCTGCAGAATTAGAAGCTTCAGCTTTAAAAGCTGAAAGTAATTGGAGGTGGGATAAGGCAGCCTGTCGTTTTTGTGGTACTGGTTGTGGAATCATGATGGCTACAAGTGGTGAAGGAGTTGATAGAAAGATTGTTGCAGTTAAGGGAGACCCTGCTGCACCAGTTAATCGTGGACTTAACTGTATCAAAGGTTATTTTAACGCAAAGATTATGTATGGTGCAGATAGATTAAAGCAACCACTCCTTCGTGTTGATAAAGATGGTAAATTTAATAAGCATGGTAAATTTGCTCCAGTCTCTTGGAAAAGAGCCTTTGATGAGATGGAAGTACATGCTAAAAAAGCACTAAAACATGGCGGACCTGAGTCAGTTGCAGTATTTGCATCTGGTCAGTACACAGTGATGGAAGGTTATGCTGCTCAGAAGATGATGAAGGGTGGGTTTCGTTCTAATGCGATAGATCCAAATGCTCGTCACTGTATGGCTTCTGCTGTTGTTGGTTTTTATCAAACATTTGGTATTGATGAGCCATCTGGTTGTTATGATGATATTGAACTTACAGATACTGTTGTGTCTTGGGGCTCAAACATGGCAGAGATGCACCCTATACTTTGGTCTCGTGTAACTGATAGAAAACTTTCAGATCCTGACCGTGTTAAAGTTGTATCTATTCAGACATATACACATCGTACTTCGGATTTAGCAGATATAGAGATTATTTTTACTCCAAATACAGATACTGCACTTTGGAACTATATAGCTAGAGAGATTGTCTATGAAAATCCTGAAGCAATTGAGTGGGAGTTTATCCGTAAGCATATTATATTTGCAGCAGGTCCTGTAAATCTTGGTTATGGTTTGAGAAACTCAAATGACAAGTCTATAAAAGAGGGTAAGTATACAGACCTCGAGATGCAAACTATCTCTAAAGAGATGTCAAAAGTTGTCTCAGCAGAAGAGGGTCCAGCATTAGAGCCATTTGGTTATAAAGAGGGCGACACTATGGTAAACAATGGTGGAACACTCGGTCACTGGGAAATCTCATTTGAGGAGTATAAACGTTCACTTGAGCCATATACACTAAGCTATACAGCTAAATTGTGTAAGGGTGATCCAGATGAGCCTATGAAAGACTTCAAGAAAAAACTGCGTGCTTTAGCAAAACTTTATATAGAAAAAGGTCGTAAAGTAGTATCTTTTTGGACTATGGGTATGAACCAACATACTCGTGGTACATGGGATAATACACTTGCATATAATGTTCACTTTTTACTTAACAAGCAAGCAAAACCAGGTTCAGGCGCGTTTTCACTAACTGGCCAACCTTCAGCTTGTGGTACGGCTCGTGAAGTTGGTACGTTTACACACCGTCTTCCTGCCGATATGATGGTTAATAATTCTAAGCATAGAGCGATAGTTGAAGAAAAATGGAAAGTACCAGCAGGAACTCTTAATGGTGTTGGCACGCAGGATATAATGCAGATTCACCGTGATATTGAAGATGGACTTGTGAAGTTTGCATGGGTAAATGTATGTAATCCTTATCAAGATTCAGCAAGTGCAACTCACTGGATTAAAGCAGCGCGAGAGATGGATAACTTCATCGTAACATCAGATGGTTACCCTGGTATCTCGGCAAAAGTCTCAGACCTTATCTTACCATCGGCAATGATATATGAGAAGTGGGGAGCGTATGGAAACGCAGAACGCCGCACGCAACACTGGAGACAACAAGTCATACCTGTTGGGGATGCTATGAGTGATACTTGGCAGTGGATGGAGTTTGCAAAACGCTTTAGTGTTGATGATTTATGGGGAGCGTATGCACCATCTGGACCAAGAAAAACTATGCTAGCCGATGTAAGAGCGGAAGCTAGAGATATGGGTTATAGCGGAGATACAACTATGTTTGACATTCTCTTTAACAACAAAGACGCACGTTCATATAAACTTGACCAAGATGATCCTATTCAAAGAGGTTATGATAACTCAGAGGGGTATGGTGATGCTCGTAACGTTGTAGGCTCAGATGGTAAAGTGTTTAAAGGATATGGTTTCCATGTTCACAAGTATCTATTTGAAGAGTACGCTGCGTTTGGTCGTGGTCATGGGCATGATTTGGCGCCATTTGACGTTTACCATAAAGTTCGTGGGCTTAAATGGCCGGTTGTTGATGGTAAAGAGACACAGTGGCGTTTTAATGCTAAATACGATCCGTATGCAGCTGCACAGACTATGAAAAGTGGAAATCCATTTGCATTCTACGGAACAATAGCAAAAGCATTACAATCAGGAACACTTGAAGGTAAAGACAACGATTCTAAGAAAATGCCATTAACAAACAAAGCAAAAATATTTGCTCGTCCATATATGGATGCACCTGAAATTCCAGATAAAGAGTATGACACTTGGTTAAGTACAGGTCGTGTACTTGAGCACTGGCACTCTGGAACTATGACTATGCGTGTACCTGAGCTCTATCGTGCAGTTCCAGAAGCGCTCTGTTATATTCACCCTCAGTATGCTAAAGAAAAAGGCCTCAAACAGGGTGAACTTTGTTGGGTTGAATCACGTCGTGGTAAAGTAAAAGCTCGCGTTGAAACACGTGGGCGTAACAGACCAGCTCGTGGACTAGTGTTTGTTCCATGGTTTGATGAAAATGTATTTATCAACAAAGTGTGTCTAGATGCGACATGTCCAATGTCAAAACAGACCGACTTTAAAAAATGTGCTGTAAAAGTTTATAGCGCATAA
- the napG gene encoding ferredoxin-type protein NapG has product MQKSMMSDRRKFILGMARAAGLAGIGALVWSSVLEESVHASLLLRPPGALDEIDFLKTCIKCGLCVSACPYETLKLAAPGDKKPMGTPFFEARETPCYMCPDIPCVPVCPSGALDVASVTTDGVLDINLAQMGVAVVDPYACIAFWGIQCDACYRACPLLDQAIVLEYARNERTGKHAYLKPVVVPDICTGCGMCENACITEKASITVLPREVVMGRAGDHYVKGWDKKDQERVKNARGGITQTEISKRSAVDSLNDSSGLFE; this is encoded by the coding sequence ATGCAAAAAAGTATGATGAGCGATAGACGCAAATTTATTTTAGGAATGGCAAGAGCTGCGGGTCTTGCTGGTATTGGGGCTCTTGTATGGAGTTCTGTCCTAGAAGAGTCTGTGCATGCATCTTTACTTTTGCGTCCGCCTGGTGCCCTAGATGAGATAGACTTTTTAAAGACATGTATAAAGTGTGGTCTGTGTGTATCTGCTTGTCCATATGAAACGCTAAAACTTGCAGCTCCGGGAGATAAAAAACCTATGGGGACTCCATTTTTTGAGGCTAGAGAGACACCTTGTTATATGTGTCCTGATATTCCTTGTGTTCCTGTATGTCCAAGTGGAGCACTGGATGTTGCTAGTGTTACTACAGATGGTGTATTAGATATAAATCTTGCTCAGATGGGTGTTGCAGTTGTTGATCCTTATGCTTGTATAGCTTTTTGGGGAATTCAGTGTGATGCTTGCTATCGTGCTTGTCCACTTTTAGATCAGGCTATAGTTTTAGAGTATGCAAGAAATGAACGTACTGGAAAACATGCTTATCTGAAACCTGTTGTTGTCCCAGATATATGTACTGGTTGTGGAATGTGTGAGAACGCTTGTATAACTGAAAAAGCTTCTATAACGGTTCTTCCAAGAGAAGTCGTTATGGGTAGAGCTGGTGATCACTATGTTAAAGGTTGGGATAAAAAAGACCAAGAGAGAGTTAAAAATGCTCGGGGTGGTATAACGCAGACTGAGATTAGTAAAAGAAGTGCTGTTGATAGTTTGAATGATAGCTCAGGACTTTTCGAATGA
- a CDS encoding WD40 repeat domain-containing protein, whose protein sequence is MKIFLILLSLSCYLFSLQNEPVLKFEASGPVVDIHITKEKLYAATKLSCVDIFDLKTAQKINKIEVPKIVNFMGQKSDSKVYSLDVLNGSVVLLSQSDKGFRRVHIVKDEKLKLLISKNDEMYISEVKFLDEKNLILGLLSNEIISFNIEKKSVNWRVQVSQSKFSDFVLNESRDRVVVADESGELKILNTNTGVLIERLSGQNLDNVFQVDYKNGIIATAGQDRRVVIYDVENFIEYYKTSSFLIYSVGLSPSGVTVAYASDENNNVTLFDTVSKKEIGIFTGNTMTLNKILFLNESEFLVASDARVINLFKVK, encoded by the coding sequence ATGAAAATATTTTTAATCTTACTCTCATTGTCATGCTATCTTTTCTCTTTACAAAACGAGCCAGTTTTAAAGTTTGAAGCGAGTGGACCTGTTGTTGATATACATATTACGAAAGAGAAGTTATATGCAGCTACTAAATTAAGTTGTGTAGATATTTTTGATTTAAAAACTGCACAAAAAATTAACAAGATTGAAGTTCCAAAAATAGTAAATTTTATGGGCCAAAAGAGCGACTCAAAAGTTTACTCTTTAGATGTTTTAAATGGGAGTGTAGTACTCTTATCTCAATCAGATAAAGGTTTTCGTAGAGTTCATATAGTTAAAGATGAAAAACTAAAGCTTTTAATATCTAAAAATGATGAGATGTATATCTCTGAAGTGAAGTTTTTAGATGAGAAAAACCTTATTTTAGGACTTTTAAGTAATGAGATAATATCTTTTAATATAGAAAAAAAGAGCGTTAACTGGAGAGTGCAGGTTTCTCAGTCAAAGTTTTCAGACTTTGTTTTAAATGAGAGTAGAGATAGAGTTGTTGTAGCTGATGAGAGTGGAGAATTGAAAATATTAAACACTAACACTGGTGTTTTAATAGAGCGATTAAGTGGACAAAACCTTGATAATGTTTTTCAAGTTGATTATAAAAATGGTATCATAGCAACAGCTGGACAAGATAGACGAGTTGTAATATATGATGTAGAAAATTTTATAGAGTACTATAAAACTTCTTCTTTTTTAATTTATAGTGTGGGGCTCTCTCCTAGTGGAGTTACAGTTGCATATGCAAGTGATGAAAATAATAATGTAACACTCTTTGATACTGTGAGTAAAAAAGAGATAGGTATATTTACTGGTAATACAATGACATTAAATAAAATCCTCTTTTTAAATGAGAGTGAATTTTTAGTTGCGAGTGATGCTAGAGTGATAAACCTATTTAAAGTAAAATAA
- a CDS encoding nitrate reductase cytochrome c-type subunit, with product MKLINKITLGLVTATLILVGCGGSATPAEVVTEAKAVASVSEESLGLRKTDIYAEDDTLASKTSYRSAQPGTSTKIKRAYQDAPPMIPHDVSDFLPITADYNACVGCHAPDIAPAMGATPIPPSHYLDMRPRHICDGVKFKKSIDNTKNETDVKKLTHLSQARFNCSQCHAPQSQGNPSVENLFEANFTKDGGEFKSSWDEVVLDDLNTVGEDSRLTEDDLDNSDSAAGHLKGSGH from the coding sequence ATGAAATTAATAAACAAAATAACATTGGGTTTAGTAACTGCTACACTTATACTTGTAGGTTGTGGTGGAAGTGCTACTCCAGCTGAGGTTGTAACTGAGGCAAAAGCTGTTGCATCTGTTTCTGAAGAATCACTTGGATTAAGAAAGACAGATATATATGCTGAAGATGACACACTAGCATCTAAAACTTCATATAGAAGTGCTCAGCCTGGAACAAGTACAAAAATCAAAAGAGCATATCAAGATGCTCCACCGATGATTCCTCATGATGTAAGTGACTTTTTACCTATCACAGCTGATTACAATGCTTGTGTAGGTTGTCATGCACCAGATATTGCTCCTGCTATGGGTGCAACACCGATTCCACCTTCTCACTATTTAGATATGCGTCCACGTCATATTTGTGATGGCGTTAAGTTTAAAAAGTCTATAGATAACACTAAAAATGAAACAGATGTTAAGAAGTTAACCCACTTATCTCAAGCACGTTTTAACTGTTCTCAGTGTCATGCTCCTCAATCACAAGGTAATCCAAGTGTAGAGAATCTTTTTGAAGCAAACTTTACTAAGGATGGTGGAGAGTTTAAGTCTAGTTGGGACGAAGTTGTTTTAGATGATCTAAATACTGTTGGAGAAGATTCACGTTTAACTGAAGATGACCTTGATAACTCTGATTCTGCAGCTGGACATTTAAAAGGTTCTGGTCACTAA
- a CDS encoding molybdopterin oxidoreductase family protein: protein MIRSVCGYCGVGCGLEYSAESLIGNITYPTNEGSVCSKGASELISIQTSTRLLRPHYRKSIKEEYRIESWEKSIEIIAQKINEAPKKKVGFYLSGQLLTEDYYVANKLAKGFIGTNNVDTNSRTCMSSSVVAYKKSLGADYVPVRMNDIFKSDLLILVGANTDEAHVVFHNQIKKAKKEGLKVVVIDPRYTDTAKSADVYLPIKAGSDIDLFNLISKRLIDEELYDKEFVKNHINNFELLKNKFKRAALTKMLKRTGLSSTEFEEFFDLYKRSKNIITAWTMGVNQSVQGVDKNLAIINTHLLTGRIFKEGNGPFSLTGQPNAMGGREVGSFSNMLGVGLGFDERSIKAVSSFWKTNKISKKEGVSATQMLDAKLDVLIICHTDPVYHLPNRNRVERLISEIPFVVEINAYENSETSKFAHMKLPATPWGEKEGTQTNLDRTITKQVKLTRHSIDAKHDWEIFQLIAQKLGFKEFFNFKNSKEIFTEYQEMTKLNSYMDIAEANYDELSMIPYVWGEKIDNFLTPDKKGNLHFVENRLLSEKTSLKYPFILLTGRTRDQWHSGTKTNLPTTLLKHKELNFCEMNPLDAQALGLKSGDDVVVSSKRGSLKTKLQITSDIREKMIFIPISNREINYLTNDLLDRESLQPDYNHSAVYIDKVYELYKN from the coding sequence ATGATTCGGTCTGTATGTGGGTATTGTGGCGTTGGATGTGGTTTGGAGTACAGTGCAGAGTCGCTTATAGGAAATATAACTTATCCGACTAATGAGGGGAGCGTATGTTCTAAGGGCGCTTCGGAACTCATCAGTATACAAACGAGTACAAGATTACTGCGTCCTCATTATAGAAAAAGCATAAAAGAGGAGTATAGGATAGAGAGTTGGGAGAAGTCTATAGAGATTATCGCTCAAAAGATAAATGAAGCTCCAAAGAAAAAGGTTGGATTTTATCTCTCTGGACAACTATTAACAGAGGATTATTATGTAGCGAACAAACTTGCAAAAGGTTTTATAGGAACAAACAACGTAGATACAAATAGCAGAACCTGTATGTCAAGCAGCGTTGTGGCTTATAAAAAATCACTTGGTGCAGATTATGTACCTGTGAGAATGAATGATATCTTCAAGTCAGACTTGTTAATTTTAGTAGGAGCAAATACAGATGAAGCCCACGTAGTCTTTCATAATCAGATAAAAAAGGCTAAAAAAGAGGGATTAAAAGTGGTGGTAATAGACCCGCGTTATACCGATACTGCAAAATCCGCTGACGTTTATCTCCCCATAAAAGCGGGGAGTGACATAGACTTGTTTAATTTAATATCTAAGAGATTGATTGACGAAGAGTTGTATGATAAGGAGTTTGTAAAAAACCATATAAATAACTTCGAGCTTTTAAAAAATAAGTTTAAACGCGCAGCCCTTACTAAAATGCTTAAACGTACAGGTTTAAGTAGCACCGAGTTCGAAGAGTTTTTTGATCTTTATAAAAGAAGTAAAAATATCATTACGGCATGGACTATGGGAGTCAATCAATCCGTTCAAGGAGTGGATAAAAACTTAGCGATCATAAATACTCACCTATTGACGGGAAGAATCTTTAAAGAGGGAAATGGTCCCTTTAGTCTCACAGGTCAGCCAAACGCCATGGGAGGAAGAGAAGTTGGAAGCTTTAGCAATATGCTTGGCGTTGGGCTAGGATTTGATGAGAGAAGCATTAAAGCTGTATCTTCTTTTTGGAAGACAAATAAAATCTCCAAAAAAGAGGGAGTGAGTGCAACCCAGATGCTAGACGCAAAACTCGATGTTTTAATAATATGTCATACCGATCCAGTTTATCATCTGCCAAATAGAAATAGAGTGGAGAGACTTATAAGCGAGATACCGTTTGTAGTAGAGATAAACGCATATGAGAACTCAGAAACGTCAAAGTTTGCTCATATGAAATTACCGGCAACACCTTGGGGAGAAAAAGAGGGAACGCAAACAAATCTAGATAGAACCATCACAAAGCAAGTGAAGCTAACACGACACTCGATAGACGCAAAACATGACTGGGAGATTTTCCAGCTAATAGCTCAAAAATTAGGCTTTAAAGAGTTCTTTAATTTTAAAAACTCTAAAGAAATTTTCACTGAGTACCAAGAGATGACCAAACTAAACTCTTACATGGATATCGCTGAAGCAAACTATGATGAGTTATCTATGATACCCTATGTTTGGGGAGAGAAGATAGATAATTTTTTAACGCCAGATAAAAAAGGAAATCTTCATTTTGTAGAAAATAGATTACTAAGTGAAAAAACTTCTCTTAAATATCCATTTATACTTCTTACAGGTAGAACTAGAGATCAATGGCATAGTGGAACTAAAACAAATCTACCTACAACGCTTTTAAAACATAAGGAGTTGAATTTTTGTGAGATGAATCCTCTAGACGCACAGGCTCTTGGGCTTAAAAGTGGTGATGATGTGGTTGTGAGTTCAAAAAGGGGCTCTCTTAAAACAAAGCTACAAATTACAAGCGACATCCGTGAGAAAATGATATTTATCCCAATAAGTAATAGAGAGATAAACTACCTTACAAACGATCTTCTTGATAGAGAGTCCCTACAGCCCGATTATAACCATAGTGCAGTATATATAGACAAAGTGTATGAGTTGTATAAAAATTGA